The Alosa alosa isolate M-15738 ecotype Scorff River chromosome 17, AALO_Geno_1.1, whole genome shotgun sequence genomic sequence GTTTCACTGTAGGTGCTGTTTTGCCATCTTGCTGACTGCATTTGATAAGGGGGATGTTGCCTTCGTTGTTCTCCTCCCCATCCTTGCTTGAGGTTGCCACATTCTCCACAGCAAGATCACTAGTTCCTTCACTGCAAGGTGCATTGTCTTTGATATCGATATCCATCACGCTACAAGTGCCTATGCTCTGTGTAGGAACGGACCCTTCAAGGACCACTGCACCTGGAATGGATTCCCACTGTACGGACACATTCTGCAGCGAGTCCACTACTTTGCTACCATCCACCGATTGTGAATGCGCTGCATCGTTTGAAACAGTCACAACGTTATCCTTGACTTGGCTATTCACTGACTCAGCTAAATGCGATGACTCTTCCAGCACAGTCACCATCTCCTCGCTCACATGGTCCGGCTCCACAAGCACAGTCGTCGCCTCCACTGGACCATCGCTCTGCATCTTCACCTCGATCTCCTCGTTGACCAGCGGAACGACATTGGCCGGGTCCTCTTCCATGGTCACAGCGTCGCCCTCCTCGGTCGTCCTGAGCTCCACCTCAGAGTACTCGGTGACGATGATGGTCTCGGTCACGACATCCGTCAGAGAGCCGGTGCTCAGGATGCCCACGCAGGTCGAGTCTGAAGCGATGTGATAGGTCACAGGCTCTGTGGCCACCACAACCTTGATGGAAGGGGGAGGGGTGGCCAGAGAACTCAGGATGCTGTCCCCCTTGGACGAAGTGGACGGAGCTGAGAAACcagaaaaaaaagggggaaagtGAATTATAAGTCATTAAAGCCATGCtagtgtaacggaggcgaactgagctagcatgctagccgtgtaaatcctcacacccctaaccttaagtggttagagcgttcgacacCCATgtcggtgtgtgttgaggtggcgggttcgagggccgtgagcggcggacgaattacAACCTCTGTTACACTAAGACATGTGAAGGTGCAGTGGTGTGCATCATCAACTAACCAGGGTTCAAATGTTTGCGACTTGGACAGTGCTGCAGCAGGAACTTCAAGTCCTTTGTCCCAAGCTGCACACATTTCTCAAAAAAAGCAGGAACAGCAGTGAGCCAGGACACGACCTGTAAAGGAAAAATATGTTTTCATTCCATCCACAATACATTCAGTAGATCTAGATCCACTTATGTTTCAATTATGAAGCAACAACAATTATGAAACAACAATGAATATATTACAATGCCATGTACCTGTTCCATGTCTGGTAAAGACATCAATTGCTCAAGTCTTGAAAGTAATTCCCGCATCAGTTCCTTAACTGCAGTGTCATATCTGGGTCCATATTCCACTGGATATACCTCCTAATATGGAGATCACTTTAAAATTCTTAAAAATACATTCTATATCCAACTTTTTCTGCAAACATTAATTAATAACTCAAATTGAAATAATCTAACCTGGAAGAAATATGCTTTCTCAACAGGATCTTTCAATAAGGCATAAATGAGGTTCTCAAAATTTGCCATAGATGCCTCGATGTCTGAATCTTTCACCTAAGACAAAAGCGGAATTTCAGATCATACATATATAGTTATTATtagaacagtgtttcccatacattgattaatttgtggcggcccaccacaatatcaaaatTGCCCACCATACAATGTTGTACTATTGAAATGGGATGAAATCCtttagaatagaatactgttagaatactgttgggttgtcgaggttagcacactataacgttacagctactaAACAATATTTTAGAGAACCACAGGAAAGGTGTTATATTCCTTGTGCTATAGGCGGGGGATTTCCTACAGTGGCCAATCAGCCACCAAGCCTATTTCACATTACACGGCATGCCAAGTTCAACAACAATGCACAATTGTGGCTGTCGCAAATGTACTGCATGTTGTACCTGGGGTCTGTAAAGGCCCATTAACAGGCCAATCAACATCCAAGCCTACACAACATGCTGCGAGATACAATACACAATATCATGTGCTTATTCACAGGGAATAGACATTCGCTCCACATACCAATGACAGTTCAGCAGGGAGGCAGCATATTTTCATTCGGTCCAAGTAGTGCTGGACTGTTGGTCCATCTACTGGGCTACGACATAACTCTAAAAGAAGCTAAAACACAAGCATACAAATACATGCAAACATAAAATGACCGACAACATCAAACAGCACATAAACATAGACACACTGAGGAGAATAATACTTGCTCACCCTGGCACGCAGTCCCAGAAGAAGTTGGATCTTTTCTCTGTGACCAAGCAGCTCTGGAGCCAACTCTGTTACCACAGTAACAAATTCATCAAGCTTGTCATAGTGCATGATTTTTTTCTGCTGCACCACTTGCCACATGAACGCAGTCATCAGCCTCAATGGTGGAACCAGGAGCCGtagagaggacagagggagggagacagctttgaagagaaaaacagaaagatAAAGAAAAACTGTGCTGTTTTCATTACAGTACACAACAAAGTTTAAAATAGCTTAATCATGACCCTGTCATTGCAGACACATTCATAGACATAATTGATAGGGCTACTACACGCGTTGAGGATCTGTCGCGCAGAATCCCAATACTTAACTAATTCAGCTCTCCTTATTTCACACAAAATCGGGTGTAATTTCAGTGCTGCAAGTGTAGTAATACAATGAAAAAGGAGCTGCCTTCATCTTTAACTGTACAACAAGCAACACCCATAGACAGGCAACACCCCAACAACAATGCTAGCAATCTGCGCAGCATTGATCCGCTTCAAGTATGGGAAGTTTGCGTTACCTgcacatgtttatgttttgaactgACAGTTTGTCCTACAAGCATTGTGTCGGACTTGTGACATGCACTTTTAATAACCATTGAGAATGCACAAGAAATAAATAACTTGGAATTGTTGTTGAAAACACTATTCAATGCAGCGTTAGCTAGCAGCTTGATAGCAGTCTCATGAGTTACGGCTGAGAATCAGGCTCACTAGACAAGCATTACAGTGAAAAGGAAGAATCAAACACCTGAATCATCATTCTCAGATGAGAGTTGCTGGTCCATAATTGCGGGTCGGCAATAGCAAGgggctaaaaacaaaacaaaatccttGGAATAAACGCATCAACTCAACCTAACTAGCTCAAGTACGCTTGGTTACTGCTACTGCCAAGGATTGTTGCCCTTCAAGGTGAATCCTGGGAGTAGTAGTTCAGAAAACGTAACGCTATCAGTCAAAGTATTGTTATCGGACATCTGGAATGTTCTGAAATTAtgtaaaacatatttattttaaaagatatTTGAGATGAATTTATGTCGACCGGCGACAACCTTGTTATTTAACTCTTACAAGGAATTCTGAAACATTAAAGACTACAAGTCCCTCTAATGTATTGAAAACTACGTCATGACATCATTCGAAACGTCCCCAGAAATCACGAAATGGTCAGAATGCGCAGGAAATCAATTTCAAGATAGCAAAAACTGTAAAGGACTCTCCTTCCAATCTGTGCAAAAAAACTACAGAAGACACTGTCATTGCACATGAATGCTCATATTTCCACTGTAATGGAAACATGCATCGAAGATTCGGCAGGTAGGTGTAATTAGAAACTGcatgcacacagcacagcacagctagcGTGTCGTAGGTTGGTTGGTTATCATCATTGGTTATCATTAGCATTATGCAACATTATACATGGAAGGTGGGAGACACATTATTCAACGCAAAGTAATGTAAGGTCATCTTAAGGTGTTGCATCTTCTTGCTGACTGGACATGATTGATTACACGTGAGATCGTCCTCCCAATGTTTTGGTAGAAGACCTGGTAATAAACAACTTTACAACAACAGGCTGCAAGTTAGTTAGCTTGCAAAACACATTTTGAACAACGTTGAGCCCACAACGTTACACACCTGATGACCTGAAGTTGTCAGAGTGGGTAATTAAATGAGATGTTATTCTAGGGTTGTTTTGGAGCAGCACACGATACAATTCACTCTTGATTTTATTAGTTAAAATATATGAGGATTGTGAAGAGTCTGAAGACATCTGTCAAGCTCACTGAACTCCAAAGCTGTTACTCTTAACTGTTCTCTAATATCTTATCTCACAGGGACTGAGATAATATGAGGAGGATTGAGACCTGTGTGTTTCTATTTACAGATAtatttctccctctgtcttcacTGCGTCTCCTGATCCCACCACTGCGGCTAGTCTCAGCTGCCATGTGGCAGGTGGCACAAAGGAGAGACATCATGGATTATGGAAAACTGGAGGAATTTGTCAGTTTGGTGACAGAGACAGTCCCTGATCTTCTCACCTGCAAACAGAGGGCCCAATTGCTACTTAATCTACGGACCAGGGTGAGTTGAATGAACTACAGTGTTATTTAGGCTGTACTAGTTAGAGTTTAGCGTATAAGACATTTTACAATTTTCATGGTCACCGactaacattaggcctatgtacctttttttcttcttgtccACTATACTCTCAGTTGATCCTTGAAATGTGCCGTTGTGATACCGCTGCCAATTCAGAGTCAATCCAGCCTCTGTTAGATCGCATTAGACCTCCGGGACATACAGGGGTGAGTTTGTTTTTAATGACGTGTTTTTACAGGATAGCTCTTACATGACATATAAATACTTGTGCAAAGGTTTGTGCTGATGTTTGGAGTGCAACTTTGTAGAGTGGAGACGCTCAGGTGGATGCAGAAGAGACCATCTTCCTGGAGCTGGTACATACCTTGCTGAAAGACCCTGCTGAGAAGGATCACTTCTTTCAGGTAGTTAACCCACCCTTTTCCTATTTTGTTTCAAATATAAAATCGAATGAACCTAATAATACATGGAAGAGCCTATTTCTAGAgcctaaaacaaaaacatttttttttaatcttttggGCATTATTGTCTGattgtatgtgagtatgtaagTAATGATAAATGTAAAGCATACTCACTACAAGGTGGATCTTTAAATATAGCCCATTAATACCTTTGGATACACCTAGTGTGTTATCCACTTGAGCTAAGCTACTGTAAAGAGCTTTTGgtcagaatgtgagtgtgttcacTATGTATGTTTGATCAGACAATTTATTTGACTGTTACCTGTTGTGCAGGAGGTGTTTCCAGTGGAATACGGCAATAAATACGACACAGACTTGCAGCTTCTGGTGTGGGAGTTCCTCTCCAGATTAGAAAAACTGCTACCGGTGCCTGATCTTGGACAGGTAATAGATTTCACAGGAGTTTTCGTAAGTTATGTCCCTGTGCAAGGTCTGCAAGGTATTGATTTGTGTGCGTTTCTGTTGTGCTGTTTCAGACAGTGTCTTGGCTTAGCTCAGCCCCCTCTGTGTTGGACGAATGTGTGGAGTCTCTCGCTCAGCCAGAGGACTTGAGAACTCTCCTCCAGCATCACCAAAGCCTTGAGAATGTTGGGGCACAAGGTAAACCTAACACATTGAGTTTGCAAGTAAGTTTTTATATTCCCCAGAGCTTCAGACTACAGGACTAGTACTACAGACATGCCTAGTTCATGTTGTGCTAGTGCTGGTATCAGCCAAAGAGTTGGCGATGCACTGTATTACGCTACCTGGAATAACATGGTGAATAACATTGAAGGCCACCTTGGGAATGTaaggaaatatttttaaatcTGACTTTAGAGCATGCTTTAGAGTTAATATTATATGCAAATATGTGCAATGCTTAATGAGTTTCTGCTAATTAAAACCTATGTAAGTAAAATCAAGAGTTGTCTGTAATTATGCGGATCATCCTTCTCAGTTACTCACTACtcatttcctctttttcttcacATCTCTTAAGGTCACACTGTGGAGATGTCTTCTCAGGTCTTTGCCTGCTCGCAGTGCCCCTTCTTTCACATGCAGGAGTCCTACCTACTTCAGCACATTGAGAAAAGTCACCCCGAGGAGTATACCAAGCTGCAGAAAGCTGCTGAGGAAACCTCATCAAGGAAGACCTTCCAACGGGTCGAGTTCCCCCAGCCGTTTCCCATCCACGCTGTAACAGAAGTGGCTCCCTCGGGAGTACACCCGTGCCCCCAGTGCGGCAAAAGCTTCACGCGCTCGTCGGATGTGACGCGCCACCAGCGCATTCATACCGGCGAGCGGCCCTACATCTGCAAGGAGTGCAGCAAGGGCTTCAAGAACTCCTGGGACTTGACGCGGCATCAGCGCATTCACACCGGAGAGCGGCCATACGTGTGCCCGCAGTGCACCAAGGGCTTCACGCAGTTCGGCCTGCTCAAGCTGCACTACGAGCGGACGCCGTGTGGCATGAGCTCTGGCGAACTGCTGGAACCCCAAGAGCTGGATACGGCGGGGCAAATCGGCGACGCCAGGGGCAAGTACAAATGCCAGAAGTGCGGCGCGAGTTTCGACACGATCCTGGAGAGGCTGCAGCACCGGCAGACGCACGTGGTCAAGCGACAGTACAAGTGCGCGCAGTGCGAGAAGTCCTACGGCCGACCGTCGGACCTGCGGAGGCACCAGATGAAGCACACGGGCGAGAGGCCGTTCCCGTGCGAGGAGTGCGCCAAGTGCTTCACCCACTGGTGGCTGCTGAAGAAGCACCAGCAGATCCACAGCCGCGAGCGGCCGTACGCCTGTCCAGTGTGCGGCAAGGCCTTCTCCCAGCCGCAGATTCTCAGCCGCCACCAGCTCACGCACAACGGCACTCGGCCCTTCCCGTGCTCGTATTGCGACAAGAGCTTCACGCAGCTGGCGGGGCTGACGCGGCACCTGCGCGTCCACTCGGGCGAGAGGCCATTCCCATGCGGCGCGTGCGGCAAGAGCTTCCTGACACATGGCGAGCTGTCGCGCCACCGGCGCAGCCACACGGACGAGAGGCCCTACCCGTGCCCGCAGTGCCCCAAGAGCTTCAAGACCAAGCGGGCACAGGCCGAGCACCTAAACACCCACACAGGGGAGAGGCCCTTCTCCTGCGCCCACTGTGGGAAGGTGTTCGCCAAATCCACATCGCTGGTGCGTCACAACCTCAtgcacacaggagagaggccgcACCCGTGCCTTGAGTGTGGGAAGACCTTCCTCACGTCTGGGGAGCTGCTCCTGCACCGGCGCATACACACGGGAGAGCGCCCTTACCCCTGCACGCTGTGCGAGCGCAAGTTCCGCTGCTCCTCAGACCTCACCATGCACC encodes the following:
- the LOC125310464 gene encoding zinc finger protein ZFP2-like codes for the protein MNAHISTVMETCIEDSADIFLPLSSLRLLIPPLRLVSAAMWQVAQRRDIMDYGKLEEFVSLVTETVPDLLTCKQRAQLLLNLRTRLILEMCRCDTAANSESIQPLLDRIRPPGHTGSGDAQVDAEETIFLELVHTLLKDPAEKDHFFQEVFPVEYGNKYDTDLQLLVWEFLSRLEKLLPVPDLGQTVSWLSSAPSVLDECVESLAQPEDLRTLLQHHQSLENVGAQGHTVEMSSQVFACSQCPFFHMQESYLLQHIEKSHPEEYTKLQKAAEETSSRKTFQRVEFPQPFPIHAVTEVAPSGVHPCPQCGKSFTRSSDVTRHQRIHTGERPYICKECSKGFKNSWDLTRHQRIHTGERPYVCPQCTKGFTQFGLLKLHYERTPCGMSSGELLEPQELDTAGQIGDARGKYKCQKCGASFDTILERLQHRQTHVVKRQYKCAQCEKSYGRPSDLRRHQMKHTGERPFPCEECAKCFTHWWLLKKHQQIHSRERPYACPVCGKAFSQPQILSRHQLTHNGTRPFPCSYCDKSFTQLAGLTRHLRVHSGERPFPCGACGKSFLTHGELSRHRRSHTDERPYPCPQCPKSFKTKRAQAEHLNTHTGERPFSCAHCGKVFAKSTSLVRHNLMHTGERPHPCLECGKTFLTSGELLLHRRIHTGERPYPCTLCERKFRCSSDLTMHLRTHTGERPYSCGECKKCFSTSTRLKRHMFTHVGKSL